A DNA window from Deinococcus malanensis contains the following coding sequences:
- a CDS encoding Gfo/Idh/MocA family protein — MPLKPDLPLPEAEPQRVGYAIVGLGQLTVDELVPAVRTSEHAHVVAFVTSETEKGLALARAVGLGEDDVYTYDDFEQLTGRKDVDAVYIVLPNALHREYVERAAKIGKHVLCEKPLGMNADDARAMVEACNSAGVLLMTAYRCQYTPEHWAARDAVHSGKLGKVKLLDSIHVQVEDDPEAWRLKKELAGGGPLVDVGIYCVNTLRFVLGQEPQWVFAALHQPDGDPRFVEVEESLSFMLGFPGGLIANGLTSYGARTTSTLRVLGEKGSLLMDPAFPYVGVRLSLTDEQGELTPSFPSSDQFSQEFDHFAQCIREGRRPWTPGEEGVQDHVVMDAIYESARTGQVVRLKTGQGKDAFRGTPPEVPGRD; from the coding sequence ATGCCACTCAAACCTGACCTGCCCCTGCCGGAAGCCGAACCTCAGCGCGTGGGTTACGCCATTGTCGGTCTCGGCCAGTTGACGGTCGACGAGCTGGTACCGGCTGTCCGTACCAGCGAACATGCCCACGTGGTCGCGTTTGTCACCAGCGAAACGGAGAAGGGGCTGGCCCTGGCCCGCGCCGTTGGTCTGGGTGAGGATGACGTCTACACCTACGACGACTTCGAGCAGCTCACGGGGCGGAAAGACGTGGATGCCGTGTACATCGTTTTGCCCAACGCGCTGCACCGCGAATATGTGGAGCGGGCTGCAAAGATCGGCAAGCACGTGCTGTGTGAAAAACCCCTGGGCATGAATGCCGACGACGCCCGCGCCATGGTGGAGGCCTGCAACAGCGCTGGCGTCCTGCTCATGACCGCCTACCGCTGCCAGTACACGCCCGAGCACTGGGCCGCGCGCGACGCTGTACACAGCGGGAAATTGGGCAAGGTCAAGCTGCTGGACAGCATTCACGTGCAGGTTGAGGACGATCCGGAGGCCTGGCGTCTGAAAAAGGAGCTGGCGGGCGGTGGCCCCCTGGTGGATGTGGGCATCTACTGCGTCAACACCCTGCGCTTTGTGCTGGGTCAGGAGCCGCAGTGGGTCTTCGCCGCGCTGCACCAGCCGGACGGTGACCCCCGCTTTGTGGAAGTCGAGGAGTCGCTGAGCTTCATGCTGGGCTTCCCCGGCGGCCTGATCGCCAACGGCCTGACCAGCTACGGCGCGCGGACCACCAGCACCCTGCGTGTACTGGGAGAGAAGGGCAGCCTGCTGATGGACCCGGCTTTTCCCTACGTGGGCGTCCGGTTGAGCCTGACGGATGAACAGGGCGAACTGACGCCCAGTTTTCCCTCGTCTGACCAGTTCAGCCAGGAATTCGACCACTTCGCGCAGTGCATCCGCGAGGGCAGGCGTCCGTGGACACCCGGCGAGGAAGGTGTGCAGGACCATGTGGTGATGGACGCGATCTACGAAAGCGCCCGGACCGGACAGGTGGTAAGGCTGAAGACCGGTCAGGGAAAGGATGCTTTCCGCGGCACCCCTCCGGAAGTGCCCGGCAGAGACTGA
- a CDS encoding AAA family ATPase — protein MISEHLQLAIGRAAAHAREAGHEYVTQEHLLLALTHDPEALEALLALGADVEALREALETELGALEVVPGSEPDFTLGLHRVVQGAVLQLHASGKGTQEADGARVLVELLEEPDSPARAALEAQGVNRLDMLNYVSHGVAKVEGRSRERHVAGVDSPADLEGSAEQDPLEAYTTDLTAQARAGGFDPVIGRAAELERMVHVLARRSKNNPVLVGEPGVGKTALAEGLAQRVVDGGAPGFLKGAGIYALDLGALLAGTRYRGDFEARLKAVLAALDGQNAVLFIDELHTLVGAGATEGGSMDAANLLKPALARGKLRVLGATTPAELRHLEKDRALWRRFQTVDVPEPSEEDALSILRGLAGRYASHHKVTYTDEALDAAVRLSVRHLRDRFLPDKAIDVLDEAGAARSSAGKGGTIDVADIEATVARMARVPLGAVKAEEVQSLATLERDLKNRVFGQDEAVQAVASAVKLARAGLRDQTKPQGMFLFAGPTGVGKTELARALAERLGIELTRFDMSEYQEAHTVARLIGAPPGYVGFDQGGLLTDAVARHPHAVLLLDEIEKAHPDVYNIFLQLMDHGTLTDHAGKKVDGRGLILIFTTNAGAADASRPALGFSREGRAGEQAEAVKRTFTPEFRNRLDNVIHFRALSREVMAGVVDKFLRDLHLQLAERQVTLTVTPAARTLLATLGYDPLMGARPLARVIEQQVKRPLGDELLFGRLSKGGKVTVGASGDAFTFRF, from the coding sequence GTGATCAGCGAGCACCTGCAACTGGCCATCGGCCGCGCGGCCGCCCACGCCCGCGAAGCCGGTCACGAGTACGTGACCCAGGAACACCTGCTGCTGGCCCTGACACACGACCCCGAAGCCCTGGAAGCCCTGCTGGCCCTGGGTGCGGATGTAGAAGCCCTGCGCGAAGCCCTGGAGACCGAACTCGGGGCCCTGGAGGTCGTCCCGGGCAGCGAGCCGGACTTCACCCTGGGTCTGCACCGGGTGGTCCAGGGCGCGGTACTGCAGCTGCATGCCAGTGGCAAAGGCACCCAGGAGGCAGACGGCGCACGTGTTCTGGTCGAACTGCTTGAAGAACCCGATAGCCCGGCGCGCGCTGCCCTGGAAGCCCAGGGGGTCAACCGGCTGGACATGCTCAATTACGTCTCGCATGGCGTGGCCAAGGTCGAAGGCCGCAGCCGCGAACGCCATGTGGCTGGGGTAGACAGCCCGGCTGATCTGGAAGGCAGTGCCGAGCAGGACCCACTGGAGGCCTACACCACCGACCTGACCGCTCAGGCACGCGCCGGCGGTTTTGACCCGGTGATTGGCCGGGCAGCGGAACTGGAGCGCATGGTGCACGTGCTGGCCCGCCGCAGCAAGAACAATCCGGTACTGGTCGGCGAACCTGGGGTGGGCAAGACGGCCCTGGCCGAGGGCCTGGCACAGCGGGTGGTTGACGGCGGCGCGCCGGGCTTCCTCAAAGGTGCGGGCATCTATGCGCTGGACCTGGGCGCGCTGCTGGCGGGCACCCGTTACCGGGGCGACTTCGAAGCGCGCCTGAAGGCAGTTCTCGCGGCTCTGGACGGCCAGAACGCGGTGCTGTTCATCGACGAGCTGCACACCCTGGTCGGGGCCGGGGCCACCGAGGGCGGCAGCATGGACGCCGCGAACCTGCTCAAACCGGCCCTGGCACGCGGAAAGCTGAGGGTGCTGGGCGCGACCACGCCGGCCGAACTGCGGCACCTGGAAAAAGACCGTGCTCTGTGGCGACGCTTCCAGACCGTGGACGTGCCCGAGCCCTCCGAGGAGGATGCGCTGAGCATTCTGCGCGGTCTGGCCGGACGCTATGCCTCGCACCACAAGGTGACGTACACGGATGAAGCGCTGGACGCTGCGGTCCGCCTGAGCGTCCGGCATCTGCGTGATCGGTTCCTGCCCGACAAGGCCATTGACGTGCTCGACGAAGCGGGCGCTGCCCGCAGCAGCGCCGGCAAGGGCGGCACTATTGATGTCGCTGACATCGAGGCTACCGTGGCCCGCATGGCCCGGGTGCCGCTGGGCGCCGTGAAGGCCGAGGAGGTGCAGTCACTGGCCACCCTGGAGCGCGACCTTAAGAATCGCGTCTTCGGCCAGGACGAAGCGGTGCAGGCTGTGGCCAGCGCGGTCAAACTGGCCCGCGCCGGGCTGCGCGACCAGACCAAGCCGCAGGGCATGTTTCTGTTTGCCGGGCCCACCGGGGTGGGAAAGACCGAACTGGCCCGCGCCCTGGCCGAACGCCTGGGTATCGAGCTGACGCGCTTTGACATGAGCGAGTACCAGGAGGCCCACACCGTGGCCCGGCTGATCGGGGCTCCTCCCGGCTATGTGGGCTTTGACCAGGGCGGCCTGCTGACCGACGCGGTGGCCCGCCACCCGCACGCGGTGCTGCTGCTCGACGAGATCGAGAAGGCCCATCCCGACGTGTACAACATCTTTCTGCAGCTGATGGACCACGGCACGCTGACCGACCACGCCGGCAAGAAGGTGGATGGGCGCGGCCTGATTCTGATTTTCACCACCAACGCCGGGGCTGCCGACGCCAGCCGTCCCGCACTGGGCTTTTCCCGCGAGGGCCGCGCCGGGGAGCAGGCTGAAGCCGTGAAACGCACCTTCACCCCCGAATTCCGCAACCGCCTGGACAACGTGATTCACTTCCGCGCCCTGTCGCGTGAGGTGATGGCCGGTGTGGTGGACAAATTCCTGCGCGACCTGCACCTGCAGCTGGCCGAGCGTCAGGTGACCCTGACGGTCACTCCCGCCGCCCGCACTCTGCTGGCCACGCTGGGCTATGACCCGCTGATGGGCGCCCGACCGCTGGCCCGGGTGATCGAGCAACAGGTCAAGCGGCCCCTGGGTGATGAACTGCTGTTCGGCCGACTGAGCAAGGGAGGCAAGGTCACGGTGGGAGCCTCCGGGGACGCCTTTACCTTCCGGTTCTGA
- the clpS gene encoding ATP-dependent Clp protease adapter ClpS, translating to MTRRDGESHTQTLERSATQRPRLYRVLLLNDDYTPMEFVVRVLELYFRKSEHEAELIMLAVHHKGQGVAGVYTRDVAETKVAQVTAHARQEGHPLRLVSEPEADA from the coding sequence ATGACGCGAAGGGACGGCGAGAGCCACACACAGACACTGGAGAGAAGCGCCACGCAGCGCCCCAGGCTGTACCGCGTGCTGCTTCTCAATGACGACTACACCCCGATGGAATTCGTGGTGCGGGTGCTGGAACTGTATTTCCGCAAGTCCGAACACGAGGCCGAGCTGATCATGCTGGCGGTCCACCACAAGGGCCAGGGCGTCGCGGGCGTGTATACCCGCGACGTGGCCGAAACGAAGGTGGCACAGGTCACGGCCCACGCTCGCCAGGAGGGCCATCCCCTGCGACTGGTCTCCGAGCCGGAGGCCGACGCGTGA
- a CDS encoding desiccation-associated late embryogenesis abundant protein, translated as MSNHYDRHHFPTKRLLLLGSLIGAGAYYLSREQNRKALDAKLAELGLKDAASDMGQSVAKGWEKTRDAAQSAGAVIADKAGEVKEAASGGTQAALDKAKEVASEVKGAVSGAASEAKDAAGQVASDAKDSTQSVTEKTRDAAQDAKADAQKAAKDTQTTLKDAAQDARSAAQKAAAEANEVAKKTSTGAQNSVRDAERKM; from the coding sequence ATGTCTAACCACTATGACCGCCATCACTTTCCGACCAAACGTTTGCTGCTGCTGGGCTCGCTGATCGGCGCAGGTGCCTACTACCTGAGCCGCGAGCAGAACCGCAAGGCGCTGGACGCCAAGCTGGCCGAGCTTGGACTCAAGGACGCCGCCAGCGACATGGGCCAGAGCGTGGCCAAGGGCTGGGAAAAGACCAGGGACGCGGCCCAGAGCGCCGGCGCCGTGATTGCCGACAAGGCCGGCGAGGTCAAGGAGGCGGCCAGCGGCGGCACCCAGGCCGCCCTGGACAAGGCGAAGGAAGTGGCCAGTGAGGTCAAGGGAGCCGTCAGCGGCGCGGCCAGCGAGGCCAAAGATGCTGCTGGGCAGGTGGCGTCCGATGCCAAGGACAGTACCCAGAGCGTGACCGAGAAGACCCGCGACGCCGCCCAGGATGCCAAGGCTGATGCCCAGAAAGCAGCCAAAGACACCCAGACCACCCTGAAAGACGCTGCCCAGGACGCCCGCAGCGCCGCGCAGAAAGCAGCGGCCGAAGCAAACGAAGTGGCGAAGAAGACCAGCACCGGGGCCCAGAACTCGGTGCGTGACGCCGAACGCAAGATGTAA
- a CDS encoding DUF1517 domain-containing protein translates to MQFATRKTLSTLLTAALLCVGSLGLTPGALAQSGGGFGGSSSGGSSGGGYGGGGYGGGYSGGGYSGGGYSGGGYSGGYRGPIIVNGGGYGGMGFGGGMGIMPLLIFGFVIFSVVGGMRRSMSHAGGGARGLAGISGTAQAVSVQLLLAEGDEVKRALQRVAQTGDPDTNAGLVRMLQEAALVILRHPERWVYGNVERAQGDPRAADSQVGTWATEARAAFTEQTTSNYQNRDPNSGFARRDDYSFQADGTDLYLAVTIAVAAHTLSSLPPAGVTNAAEARAALAAISSVSPGDLIRAEVIWSPDVEGEFLSEEEAIRKYPQLTRL, encoded by the coding sequence ATGCAGTTCGCGACCCGCAAGACCCTGAGCACGCTCCTGACCGCAGCCCTGCTTTGCGTCGGCAGCCTCGGCCTGACGCCCGGCGCCCTGGCACAGTCGGGTGGGGGCTTTGGCGGCAGCAGTTCCGGCGGATCCTCAGGCGGAGGCTACGGCGGAGGGGGCTATGGCGGCGGGTACTCCGGAGGTGGGTACAGCGGCGGTGGCTATAGCGGGGGAGGCTACAGCGGGGGGTACCGGGGCCCCATCATCGTCAACGGTGGCGGCTACGGCGGCATGGGCTTTGGGGGCGGCATGGGCATCATGCCCCTGCTTATCTTCGGCTTCGTGATTTTTTCGGTGGTGGGCGGCATGCGGCGCAGCATGAGCCACGCTGGCGGTGGAGCGCGTGGTCTGGCCGGCATCAGTGGGACGGCGCAGGCGGTCAGCGTGCAGTTGCTGCTAGCCGAGGGTGACGAAGTCAAGCGCGCCCTGCAGCGCGTGGCCCAGACCGGAGACCCGGACACCAATGCCGGCCTGGTCCGCATGTTGCAGGAGGCTGCCCTGGTGATCCTACGGCACCCCGAGCGCTGGGTCTACGGCAACGTCGAGCGTGCTCAGGGTGATCCACGGGCCGCAGACAGCCAGGTTGGCACCTGGGCCACCGAAGCGCGGGCCGCTTTTACGGAACAGACCACCAGCAACTACCAGAACCGGGACCCTAACAGTGGCTTTGCCCGCCGTGACGACTACAGCTTCCAGGCCGACGGCACCGATCTGTATCTGGCGGTAACCATCGCGGTGGCCGCCCACACCCTGAGCAGCCTTCCCCCGGCCGGCGTAACCAATGCCGCCGAGGCCCGTGCGGCTCTGGCGGCCATCAGCAGCGTGTCGCCCGGCGACCTGATCCGGGCCGAGGTGATCTGGAGTCCGGACGTGGAAGGCGAGTTCCTCAGCGAGGAGGAAGCCATCCGCAAGTACCCTCAGCTCACCCGTCTCTGA
- a CDS encoding HNH endonuclease: protein MAARRAPPSSWPPPPGEPEVCGLCERAVPVLTEHHLIPRSQGRRRGTPVTELPTVMLCSPCHKFLHRTFTNAELAGEYHSLDALGAHPEVKKFVTWLQKQPVTKGIRVR from the coding sequence ATGGCGGCCCGCCGCGCCCCTCCTTCTTCCTGGCCGCCCCCTCCGGGCGAACCGGAGGTCTGCGGTCTGTGCGAGCGGGCCGTCCCGGTCCTGACCGAACACCACCTGATTCCCCGCTCTCAGGGCCGGCGCCGGGGCACGCCGGTCACGGAACTGCCGACCGTCATGCTGTGCAGCCCGTGCCACAAATTTCTGCACCGCACGTTTACCAATGCCGAACTGGCCGGCGAATACCACAGCCTGGATGCCCTGGGCGCCCATCCGGAGGTCAAAAAGTTCGTGACCTGGCTGCAAAAGCAGCCGGTCACGAAAGGAATTCGCGTGCGTTGA
- a CDS encoding phosphatase PAP2 family protein, with protein MESFWLAVTTLGRDEVFIVVLALYTWLVRPQGGRDLGVAFALSYLVNSGLKYGLDLPRPFMSQPEITSEAAKATAGGPGLPSGHAQMAATLWGGIAVQVGRRGMWIAAFVLIGLIAVSRLALQVHYPSDVIVGLLLGGIFALAARHGYFPQHDWTRLALPLVLLAVATLLPSSAPRELGAGLGMLAGFWYARPSFVPPHDWTGRLVVALLGLVMVFAVYFGLSALPEEVRNLGLVRALRYALLVLVAVQGVPFVLRRWMPPSGPQLSPMRTPAQA; from the coding sequence ATGGAGTCTTTCTGGTTGGCAGTCACGACCCTGGGACGTGACGAGGTGTTTATCGTGGTGCTCGCCCTGTACACCTGGCTGGTGCGGCCCCAGGGCGGCCGGGACCTTGGCGTGGCATTTGCGCTGAGCTACCTGGTCAATTCCGGTCTCAAATACGGGCTGGACCTGCCCCGGCCGTTCATGAGCCAGCCTGAAATCACTTCGGAAGCTGCAAAAGCCACGGCTGGCGGGCCGGGGCTTCCCAGCGGTCACGCCCAGATGGCCGCCACCCTGTGGGGCGGAATTGCCGTGCAGGTCGGCCGGCGCGGAATGTGGATCGCCGCGTTTGTGCTGATCGGCCTGATCGCTGTGTCGCGGCTGGCCCTGCAGGTCCATTATCCCAGTGACGTGATCGTGGGCCTGCTGCTGGGTGGCATCTTCGCCCTGGCCGCGCGTCATGGGTACTTCCCGCAGCACGACTGGACCCGTCTGGCCCTTCCACTCGTCCTGCTGGCCGTGGCCACCCTGCTTCCCAGCAGCGCACCCCGGGAGCTGGGGGCCGGACTCGGCATGCTGGCCGGGTTCTGGTACGCCCGCCCCAGCTTTGTTCCTCCGCACGACTGGACCGGACGGCTGGTGGTAGCGCTGCTGGGTCTGGTGATGGTTTTTGCCGTGTACTTCGGTCTATCCGCGCTGCCCGAGGAGGTCCGCAATCTGGGTCTGGTCAGGGCGCTGCGCTACGCGCTGCTGGTGCTGGTCGCCGTGCAGGGTGTGCCTTTTGTGCTGCGCCGCTGGATGCCGCCGTCCGGCCCGCAGCTGAGCCCCATGCGGACCCCTGCCCAGGCCTGA